In Gouania willdenowi chromosome 24, fGouWil2.1, whole genome shotgun sequence, a single window of DNA contains:
- the tfap2b gene encoding transcription factor AP-2-beta isoform X1, giving the protein MLWKLVENVKYEDIYEDRHDGVSSHSSRLSQLGSVSHAGPYSSAPPLSHAPSSDFQPPYFPPPYQPLAHYQSQDPYSHVGDPYSLNSLHQSQQGAWGARQRQDPGGDRMDGSGLLAQPRASLPQLSGLDPRRDYGSVRRPDVLLHSAHPGLEHGIGDGLLHGLHGMEDVQTIEDANGTLDQSVIKKVPMPPKTVGSLMLGKDGLMGGVTVNINEVFCSVPGRLSLLSSTSKYKVTVGEVQRRLSPPECLNASLLGGVLRRAKSKNGGKCLREKLEKIGLNLPAGRRKAANVTLLTSLVEGEAVHLARDFGYICETEFPTKAVSEYLNRQHADPSELHTRKNMLLATKQLCKEFTDLLAQDRTPLGNSRPSPILEPGIQSCLSHFSFITHGFGSPAICAALTTLQNYLNEALKGLDKMFLNNPPNNRHGDAGGKAGDKDEKQRK; this is encoded by the exons ATGCTGTGGAAACTAGTAGAGAATGTCAAGTATGAAGATATTTATGAG GACCGGCACGACGGCGTCTCGAGCCACAGCTCGCGCCTGTCCCAGCTGGGCTCGGTGTCGCACGCGGGACCCTACTCCAGCGCCCCGCCGCTGTCACACGCACCCTCCTCGGACTTCCAGCCCCCGTATTTCCCACCGCCGTACCAACCGCTCGCTCACTACCAGAGCCAGGACCCGTACTCTCACGTCGGAGACCCGTACTCCCTGAACTCGCTGcaccagagccagcagggggcaTGGGGGGCACGGCAGCGGCAGGACCCCGGCGGGGACCGGATGGATGGCTCCGGTCTTCTGGCTCAGCCCCGGGCCTCGCTGCCTCAGCTGTCCGGCCTGGACCCGCGGCGGGACTACGGAAGCGTGCGGCGGCCTGACGTGCTGCTGCACTCCGCTCACCCGGGACTGGAGCACGGGATCGGGGACGGACTGCTGCACGGGCTGCACGGCATGGAGGATGTTCAG accaTCGAAGATGCAAATGGCACATTAGACCAATCTGTGATTAAAAAAG TCCCCATGCCGCCTAAGACTGTGGGCTCTCTGATGCTGGGTAAGGACGGGCTGATGGGCGGAGTCACAGTCAACATAAACGAGGTGTTCTGCTCGGTTCCGGGCCGTCTATCACTGCTCAGCTCCACCTCCAAGTACAAAGTGACTGTAGGGGAGGTGCAGAGGAGGCTTTCCCCACCCGAGTGCCTCAACGCCTCCCTGCTGGGGGGCGTGTTGAGAAG AGCAAAGtcaaaaaatggaggaaagtGTCTGAGGGAGAAGTTGGAGAAGATTGGACTCAATCTGCCAGCAGGGAGACGTAAAGCTGCCAACGTCACACTGTTAACATCTCTCGTAGAAG GGGAAGCCGTCCACTTGGCTCGGGATTTCGGTTACATCTGTGAGACGGAGTTTCCCACTAAAGCCGTGAGCGAGTACCTTAACCGTCAGCACGCCGACCCCAGCGAGCTGCACACGCGGAAAAACATGCTGCTGGCCACAAA ACAGCTGTGTAAGGAGTTCACAGACCTGCTGGCCCAGGACAGGACTCCCCTGGGAAACTCCAGACCCAGTCCCATCCTGGAGCCTGGCATCCAGAGCTGCCTCTCCCACTTCTCCTTCATCACGCATGGCTTTGGCTCTCCTGCTATCTGTGCCGCCCTCACCACCCTGCAGAACTACCTCAACGAGGCTCTAAAAGGACTCGACAAGATGTTTCTCAACAACCCGCCCAACAACCGGCACGGGGACGCTGGAGGCAAGGCCGGAGACAAAGACGAGAAGCAGCGGAAATGA
- the tfap2b gene encoding transcription factor AP-2-beta isoform X2 — translation MLVHSYSSADRHDGVSSHSSRLSQLGSVSHAGPYSSAPPLSHAPSSDFQPPYFPPPYQPLAHYQSQDPYSHVGDPYSLNSLHQSQQGAWGARQRQDPGGDRMDGSGLLAQPRASLPQLSGLDPRRDYGSVRRPDVLLHSAHPGLEHGIGDGLLHGLHGMEDVQTIEDANGTLDQSVIKKVPMPPKTVGSLMLGKDGLMGGVTVNINEVFCSVPGRLSLLSSTSKYKVTVGEVQRRLSPPECLNASLLGGVLRRAKSKNGGKCLREKLEKIGLNLPAGRRKAANVTLLTSLVEGEAVHLARDFGYICETEFPTKAVSEYLNRQHADPSELHTRKNMLLATKQLCKEFTDLLAQDRTPLGNSRPSPILEPGIQSCLSHFSFITHGFGSPAICAALTTLQNYLNEALKGLDKMFLNNPPNNRHGDAGGKAGDKDEKQRK, via the exons ATGTTGGTTCACTCCTACTCCAGCGCG GACCGGCACGACGGCGTCTCGAGCCACAGCTCGCGCCTGTCCCAGCTGGGCTCGGTGTCGCACGCGGGACCCTACTCCAGCGCCCCGCCGCTGTCACACGCACCCTCCTCGGACTTCCAGCCCCCGTATTTCCCACCGCCGTACCAACCGCTCGCTCACTACCAGAGCCAGGACCCGTACTCTCACGTCGGAGACCCGTACTCCCTGAACTCGCTGcaccagagccagcagggggcaTGGGGGGCACGGCAGCGGCAGGACCCCGGCGGGGACCGGATGGATGGCTCCGGTCTTCTGGCTCAGCCCCGGGCCTCGCTGCCTCAGCTGTCCGGCCTGGACCCGCGGCGGGACTACGGAAGCGTGCGGCGGCCTGACGTGCTGCTGCACTCCGCTCACCCGGGACTGGAGCACGGGATCGGGGACGGACTGCTGCACGGGCTGCACGGCATGGAGGATGTTCAG accaTCGAAGATGCAAATGGCACATTAGACCAATCTGTGATTAAAAAAG TCCCCATGCCGCCTAAGACTGTGGGCTCTCTGATGCTGGGTAAGGACGGGCTGATGGGCGGAGTCACAGTCAACATAAACGAGGTGTTCTGCTCGGTTCCGGGCCGTCTATCACTGCTCAGCTCCACCTCCAAGTACAAAGTGACTGTAGGGGAGGTGCAGAGGAGGCTTTCCCCACCCGAGTGCCTCAACGCCTCCCTGCTGGGGGGCGTGTTGAGAAG AGCAAAGtcaaaaaatggaggaaagtGTCTGAGGGAGAAGTTGGAGAAGATTGGACTCAATCTGCCAGCAGGGAGACGTAAAGCTGCCAACGTCACACTGTTAACATCTCTCGTAGAAG GGGAAGCCGTCCACTTGGCTCGGGATTTCGGTTACATCTGTGAGACGGAGTTTCCCACTAAAGCCGTGAGCGAGTACCTTAACCGTCAGCACGCCGACCCCAGCGAGCTGCACACGCGGAAAAACATGCTGCTGGCCACAAA ACAGCTGTGTAAGGAGTTCACAGACCTGCTGGCCCAGGACAGGACTCCCCTGGGAAACTCCAGACCCAGTCCCATCCTGGAGCCTGGCATCCAGAGCTGCCTCTCCCACTTCTCCTTCATCACGCATGGCTTTGGCTCTCCTGCTATCTGTGCCGCCCTCACCACCCTGCAGAACTACCTCAACGAGGCTCTAAAAGGACTCGACAAGATGTTTCTCAACAACCCGCCCAACAACCGGCACGGGGACGCTGGAGGCAAGGCCGGAGACAAAGACGAGAAGCAGCGGAAATGA